From the genome of Ornithobacterium rhinotracheale, one region includes:
- the guaB gene encoding IMP dehydrogenase: MPLTDKIIQEGYTFDDLLLVPAYSNTLPSQVDLTTQLTQKIQLNIPIVSAAMDTVSEAKLAIALAREGGLAFIHKNMTIEQQAKEIDLVKRSENGMIANPITLHPDQTLEDAENLMRTYRISGLPVIKEDRTLIGILTNRDIRYQTDMSQKVTDVMTKAPLVTSDINTSLDDAKEILLKNRIEKLPIVDKNNKLIGLITIKDIDNLTEFPNACKDATGRLRVGAGVGVGADTLERVQALVNAGVDIIAMDSAHGHSQGVISKIQEVRHAFPDLDIVGGNIVTAEAAKALIEAGANALKVGVGPGSICTTRVVAGVGVPQLSAVYDVYEYAKTKGIGVIADGGIKLSGDIVKAIACGASCVMLGSLFAGTEEAPGEEIIYQGRKFKTYQGMGSLAAMKRGSKDRYFQSEAKDAKKLVPEGIEGRVPYKGALKEVIYQLCGGLRAGMGYCGTQTIKELNENAKLVKITNAGLQESHPHDIVITKEAPNYSN, translated from the coding sequence ATGCCCTTAACCGACAAAATTATTCAGGAAGGATACACTTTTGATGATCTATTATTAGTTCCTGCGTATTCCAATACATTACCTTCTCAGGTAGATTTAACCACACAACTTACTCAGAAAATTCAGCTTAACATTCCCATTGTGAGTGCTGCGATGGACACCGTTTCCGAGGCAAAATTAGCCATTGCCCTCGCACGCGAGGGTGGGCTGGCATTTATTCATAAAAATATGACTATTGAGCAGCAAGCCAAGGAGATAGATTTAGTAAAGCGTTCAGAAAACGGAATGATTGCTAACCCTATTACGCTCCACCCAGACCAAACTTTGGAAGATGCCGAAAACCTAATGCGCACCTATAGAATCAGTGGTTTGCCTGTAATTAAAGAAGATAGAACACTCATCGGAATCCTTACCAATCGCGATATCCGTTACCAAACAGATATGTCGCAAAAAGTAACCGATGTGATGACTAAAGCACCGTTGGTAACCTCAGACATCAATACAAGTTTGGACGATGCCAAAGAAATTTTGCTTAAAAACCGTATCGAAAAATTACCAATCGTAGACAAAAACAATAAATTAATTGGGCTTATCACGATTAAAGATATTGATAACTTAACCGAGTTCCCAAATGCCTGTAAAGACGCAACAGGAAGGTTACGCGTGGGCGCAGGCGTGGGCGTAGGCGCCGATACCTTGGAGCGCGTGCAAGCATTAGTAAATGCAGGAGTAGACATCATTGCAATGGATTCAGCGCACGGGCATTCGCAGGGCGTAATCTCAAAAATTCAAGAAGTGAGACACGCATTCCCAGATTTAGACATCGTGGGCGGAAACATCGTAACAGCCGAGGCCGCCAAAGCCCTGATAGAAGCAGGAGCTAATGCCTTAAAAGTAGGCGTGGGGCCAGGCTCCATTTGTACCACTCGCGTAGTTGCAGGTGTAGGCGTGCCTCAGCTCTCTGCCGTGTATGATGTTTACGAATATGCCAAAACAAAAGGCATAGGCGTTATTGCCGATGGTGGGATAAAACTCTCTGGCGACATCGTGAAAGCCATCGCTTGCGGTGCAAGTTGCGTAATGCTTGGTAGCCTATTTGCAGGAACCGAAGAGGCACCAGGCGAAGAAATCATTTACCAAGGTAGAAAATTTAAAACTTACCAAGGAATGGGCTCGCTTGCTGCAATGAAGCGAGGAAGCAAAGACCGCTACTTCCAGAGCGAAGCAAAAGATGCTAAAAAATTAGTGCCAGAAGGAATCGAAGGGCGAGTGCCTTACAAAGGAGCCTTGAAAGAAGTAATCTATCAACTTTGTGGCGGATTGCGTGCTGGAATGGGCTATTGCGGAACTCAAACCATCAAAGAATTGAATGAAAACGCAAAATTGGTAAAAATAACCAATGCAGGACTACAAGAAAGCCACCCACATGATATTGTGATTACCAAAGAAGCACCAAACTATTCAAACTAG
- a CDS encoding Lrp/AsnC family transcriptional regulator, which produces MNIDNIDKRILKELLINSKQSIKDLAQKVELSVTPVHERIKKLESTGIIKGYSANLDIKKIGFNLVVYMNITLIRHQEELDSEIANYINGLDEVVEAYFVSGDFDLMVKAVLRDMSHYQEFVLHKMSKIDIISNVRSYFVIKDIKDHNERIYPDNL; this is translated from the coding sequence ATGAATATCGATAATATAGACAAGCGGATTTTAAAGGAATTATTGATCAATAGTAAGCAATCAATCAAGGATCTTGCACAAAAAGTTGAACTTTCAGTAACACCCGTACACGAACGAATCAAGAAGCTGGAATCCACGGGGATCATCAAGGGGTATTCTGCTAATTTAGATATTAAGAAAATCGGATTTAATCTCGTAGTCTACATGAATATTACTCTCATTAGACATCAAGAAGAGCTAGACAGCGAAATCGCTAATTACATCAATGGGCTAGATGAAGTGGTGGAGGCTTACTTTGTCTCGGGTGATTTTGATTTAATGGTAAAAGCCGTTTTGCGAGATATGTCCCATTATCAGGAATTTGTATTGCATAAAATGTCTAAAATCGATATTATTTCTAATGTTCGCAGCTATTTTGTAATCAAAGATATTAAAGACCACAACGAGCGTATATATCCAGATAATTTGTAA